One window of the Colletotrichum destructivum chromosome 6, complete sequence genome contains the following:
- a CDS encoding Putative tannase/feruloyl esterase, alpha/Beta hydrolase, protein MKSLSTLLAALRLADWATPATDDAATKHTTTSNIANPCSAETFALPLELQGADLVGVTAAEVKGLTFKPLTPEGRAAIPSSGGVSFCNVTVKYVHTGFDDVTQVQVWLPPAAEWNERFVGVGGGGYSAGQFGSEKVVATLAQGYATSSTDAGHDHKTWEQAPWALNDDGTINERLLVNYAHVSVHDMTVIAKSVVAQYYSKAPRYSYWSGCSTGGRQGIIEAQRYPADYDGILAGAPAVNQPSLIVSTYWPQFVMNQKKFFPHVCEMILMTQLAIDACDELDGVKDGVIADPDRCAFDPAGVVGRELDCGDRKMTMSAETAEIAREIWRGPHGADGKPLWLAKGYPVGAPFTGRFGLGNTNCSVAGQGCTGQPFRMSVEWIRNLVRKDPGYDVGGMSVADLEAAYETSRREYEGIIGTNDADLSEFKRLGGKMISWHGLSDECVTMRTSRDFYDRVLAADAGAGGYYRHYEAPGVFHCYGLNGTYYPLKALEALRTWVEEGRAPKVLDGYKVTGGNESEAPTRPLCAYPSSVRFVGGDRDERGSWRCERRRGEREWDRDEL, encoded by the exons ATGAAGAGTCTCTCGACCCTTCTCGCGGCGCTGCGTCTGGCCGACTGGGCAACGCCCGCCACagacgacgcggcgacgaaacacaccaccacctcgaACATCGCAAACCCGTGCTCGGCCGAAACGTTCGCACTCCCGCTGGAGCTCCAAGGTGCAGACCTTGTGGGtgtgacggcggccgaggtcaAGGGGCTGACGTTCAAGCCCCTGACGCCGGAGGGTCGCGCAGCCATCCCGTCGTCGGGCGGCGTCAGCTTCTGCAACGTCACGGTCAAGTACGTCCACACGGGCTTCGACGACGTGACACAGGTGCAGGTGTGGCTGCCGCCCGCGGCGGAGTGGAACGAGCGGtttgtcggcgtcggcggcggggggtACTCGGCCGGGCAGTTCGGGAGCGAGAAGGTGGTTGCGACATTGGCGCAGGGGTATGCGA CGAGCTCGACGGATGCCGGACATGACCACAAGACGTGGGAGCAGGCGCCGTGGGcgctcaacgacgacggcacgaTCAACGAGCGGCTACTCGTCAACTACGCCCACGTCTCGGTGCACGACATGACCGTCATCGCCAAGTCCGTCGTGGCGCAATACTACTCCAAGGCGCCGCGCTACTCGTACTGGAGCGGGTGCTCGACGGGCGGCCGGCAGGGCATCATCGAGGCGCAGCGGTACCCGGCCGACTACGACGGCATCCTCGCCGGGGCGCCAGCCGTGAACCAGCCGAGCCTCATCGTCAGCACGTACTGGCCGCAGTTCGTCATGAACCAGAAGAAGTTCTTCCCGCACGTGTGCGAGATGATCCTCATGACGCagctcgccatcgacgcgtgcgacgagctggacggcgtcaagGACGGCGTCATTGCGGACCCGGACAGGTGCGCGTTCGACCCGGCCGGCGTGGTCGGCAGGGAGCTCGACTGCGGCGACCGGAAGATGACCATgtcggcggagacggcggagATCGCGCGGGAGATCTGGCGGGGCCcgcacggcgccgacggaaAGCCATTGTGGCTGGCCAAGGGGTACCCCGTGGGCGCGCCTTTCACGGGCCGGTTCGGGCTGGGCAACACCAACTGCAGCGTGGCCGGGCAAGGGTGCACCGGGCAGCCGTTCCGGATGTCGGTGGAGTGGATCCGCAACCTCGTGCGCAAGGACCCCGGGTACGACGTCGGCGGGATGAGCGTCGCGGACCTGGAGGCGGCGTACGAGACCAGCCGGCGGGAGTACGAGGGCATCATCGGGACCAACGACGCGGACCTGTCCGAATTCAAGCGGCTCGGAGGCAAGATGATCAGCTGGCACGGCCTGTCGGACGAGTGCGTGACGATGCGGACGTCGCGGGACTTCTACGACCGGGTGCTCGCGGCGGACGCCGGGGCGGGCGGGTACTACCGGCACTACGAGGCGCCCGGGGTATTCCACTGTTACGGGCTCAACGGCACGTACTACCCGCtcaaggcgctcgaggcgctgAGGACGtgggtcgaggagggcaGGGCGCCCAAGGTGCTGGACGGGTACAAGGTCACGGGGGGAAACGAGAGCgaggcgccgacgaggccgctgTGCGCATACCCGTCGTCGGTGCggttcgtcggcggcgacaggGACGAGAGGGGGTCGTGGAGGTgcgagcggcggcgaggggaaCGGGAGTGGGATCGGGACGAGCTGTAG